Within the Pseudomonadota bacterium genome, the region TGCCAATATTGTTTTCTAAGTTCAATTCCATCTAACCTTCCTCCGCAAATATCCATTCCTCGTATCTTAACTGCAGTGAATAGTCGTTAGTGAATAGTTAAAGACATTTATATTAATCCGGCAATCATTTTATTAAGTTCGTTAATATCAGCCAGAATATCCATGCCTTCAGCTTTCTTAAATCCTTAAAATTCTTTATCTTATCTTCCACTATTCATCTTCCTGTTTTTGCTATTCACTAACGACTATTCGCTGTCTTTATTACTTTTCACTCGAACTTAAACCCCTTCTCTCTGAACAATCTCATACATGCTTCCGCCACTTCCCTGTCGTAAAGTGTGCCTGCATTCCTTTCGATTTCCTCTAAGGCTGCGTCAACGCCTTTTGCCGGTCTGTACGGTGCGATGATATGGCTTCTACCACATCGGCTAAGGCAATGATGCGCGCCTCGATAAGTATCCCATCTCCTTTCAGCCCTCCCGGATATCCTGAGCCATCCATTCTCTCATGGTGCTGGATAACTATGTCGGCAAGAGGCCAGGGAGATTCCACATCTTTCAGTATATTATAGCCGCACTCAGAATGGGTTTTTATAAGACTGAATTCAATATCACTGAGCCTTGTGGTTTTGCTTAAGATTTCTGCAGGGCCTGAAATCTTTCCGATGTCGTGTATGGAACATGCCATACGGATGCCTTCAATTGTGTCCGGAAGAAGATGCATTTCTATCTCAATTATAGCAACCAACATCGTATTGTCAATCAGCATCCGCAATTCGTATTAAAATCAGTTAAAGATAAGCATCAACCTTGAGACAATACGTGATGAAAATGTTCTTTTATGATAGTAAAAAAAGCCTCTATAATTGGAGATGAGGAAGCTTCTTTGTTTGTAAGAACATCAATTCCAAGCCAAATCTCACCATCCTCGACAGGGATAATTGTAAGAGTGCCGTTGGCGAGTTCTTCTCTTATATTCGGTTGAAACATTAGTGCTATCCCCTTTTTCTGTTTCGCCAGTGTCTTTGCGAACTCAATGTTGTCAACTTCAGCACCGATTTGAGGTTTTAAACCCCTTGAAATAAAATTATTAAATATTAATTCATATGCCACAGATCCTTCAGGCTGAATAATGAGTGGATAACGGGCCAGGTCTTTCCATGTTATCGGTAGTTCAATTTCCATCCGGTACTCGGGGCTTGCCACAAAAACCAACTTTTCGACCTTTGGGGGAATACGAAAAACATTTAATCTTTCGTTGAGATTGGATAATGGGCCTACAATACATATGTCATGCCTGAAGTCGAGCAACTCTTCCGCAAGTTTTCTCGAAGGCCCCTCCCGTACAGTTACCTGGACAGCCGGATAAAGCTCCTTGAATCTATCTATCATACCCATAAGATACAGCATCAATGTTCCTGCTATTCCAACATGCAGGTTGTTTAATTTATAACTTTTTAAAAAATTATCAGTCATNNNNNNNNNNNNNNNNNNNNNNNNNNNNNNNACTATCAGTCATTATTGCATGATCAAGGAGTTCTTCCGCATAGACAAACAGTCTCTCTCCTGCTTTGGTAAGAAAAACGCGCTTCTTCTTTATATTGACAAGCTTTACTCCGTATTGAACCTCCAATGCCCTTATCTGTTGGGTCACCGCAGGTTGTGTGACAAACAGTTTTTCAGCAGCTTCGCTGAAACTTTTTTCTTTGGCTACATAGTAAAAGGAAATTATGTGTTGGAGGTTGATCTGAGGCGGCTTCATTTAAGTATTCTAAATCATTGCAAATAATGAGTCAATCTAATTTTATGTCTTTTGGTTTGACGCCATAAAATCTTGACAGCTTATGAATTCATTAGAAAGTATGAATTGATTGTATACATCAACTGGATGAGAATATCTCAGAGGGCGTGGATATTACGGTTATGTTGAACTGCCTGATTCTAAGGATGATAAGAAAGAGACATAATAAGGAGAAACCCTTAAAAAGGAGGACTGCAACAACATGAATAAGATAGATTTCGTCGATCAGACCATACGGGATGCGCAACAAAGTCTGTGGGGTTATACCATGAGAACAGAACATATGACCCCTATTGCGGAGATGATGGATAAGGTCGGATACAGAGCCATTGGAACAGTAGGTAGTCAGGCATTTACTATACAGGTACGTAATCTCGATGAAAATCCCTGGGAGAGAATCCGGGTACTTTCCAGGCTTATAACCAGAACCCCTCTGCGCGGGTCCTACCAGACGGGAAGCCTTTCCTCCTTCGATTTGAGCACTCCCCGTGACATTATCACCCTCTGGATTAAGAGATCAATTGCTCATGGAATAAAAAGTTTCTGGATATGCGATTACCAGGATAATATGGAGAGGTTTCGCTACTTTGCACAATTAGCCAAGGCCGAAGGCGCCGAAGTAGTACCGTCTCTAATGTATACTTCCAGTCCTGTCCACACCAGTGAGCACTGGGCGGAAAAGACCCGGATGATAGCGGCTGAGAAGAATTGTGTGGATCGCATCATGATAGAGGATGCGTCAGGAGTCATAACGCCTGAAGATACCCGAAAGCTCGTGTCCGTTGTTCTGAAGAATTGCGGCGGTCTGCCGATTGAGTTCCACTCTCATTGCAATGCAGGACTTGCTCCTCTGTGTTATATCGAAGCTATTAAAGCTGGAGTCACAACAGTGCATACAGCCGTTGCACCTCTTGCCAATGGCACTTCTTTGCCGGCCACAGAGAGTATTTTAAAGAATGCCAAGCGTTTGGGTTTTACGTCAGACCTGGATGAAGATGCCCTTGCAAACGTTTCAGCACATTTCAGAAAAATTGCCGAAATGGAGGGCCTGCCCATTGGAATGCCGATGGAATACGACCTCTTTCATTTTGAGCATCAGGTGCCCGGCGGCATGATGTCAAATCTCACAAGACAACTCAGGGAAGTAGGCATGGAAAACCGTCTTGCAGAGATACTTGAGGAGGTTGTCCTGGTCCGGAAGGATTTTGGATATCCTGTAATGGCAACTCCCTATTCGCAGATTGTAGGCGCACAGGCTATAGAAAACATAATCCTTGGGGAGCGGTATAAACAGGTCACAGATGAGGCAATTAAGTATATTCTCGGGTACTATGGAGAGCCGATTGTTCCCGTTGACCAGAACGTCAAAGACAG harbors:
- a CDS encoding substrate-binding domain-containing protein; amino-acid sequence: MTDNFLKSYKLNNLHVGIAGTLMLYLMGMIDRFKELYPAVQVTVREGPSRKLAEELLDFRHDICIVGPLSNLNERLNVFRIPPKVEKLVFVASPEYRMEIELPITWKDLARYPLIIQPEGSVAYELIFNNFISRGLKPQIGAEVDNIEFAKTLAKQKKGIALMFQPNIREELANGTLTIIPVEDGEIWLGIDVLTNKEASSSPIIEAFFTIIKEHFHHVLSQG
- a CDS encoding LysR family transcriptional regulator; protein product: MKPPQINLQHIISFYYVAKEKSFSEAAEKLFVTQPAVTQQIRALEVQYGVKLVNIKKKRVFLTKAGERLFVYAEELLDHAIMTDS
- a CDS encoding pyruvate carboxylase subunit B encodes the protein MNKIDFVDQTIRDAQQSLWGYTMRTEHMTPIAEMMDKVGYRAIGTVGSQAFTIQVRNLDENPWERIRVLSRLITRTPLRGSYQTGSLSSFDLSTPRDIITLWIKRSIAHGIKSFWICDYQDNMERFRYFAQLAKAEGAEVVPSLMYTSSPVHTSEHWAEKTRMIAAEKNCVDRIMIEDASGVITPEDTRKLVSVVLKNCGGLPIEFHSHCNAGLAPLCYIEAIKAGVTTVHTAVAPLANGTSLPATESILKNAKRLGFTSDLDEDALANVSAHFRKIAEMEGLPIGMPMEYDLFHFEHQVPGGMMSNLTRQLREVGMENRLAEILEEVVLVRKDFGYPVMATPYSQIVGAQAIENIILGERYKQVTDEAIKYILGYYGEPIVPVDQNVKDRVMSLPRTKEFLNWVPEGYLKSVEEIRKEVGPDLSDDDLLLKLLIPGKPVKNGKSEKKIVKTMAKPAVSGNVPVDFPKEFSVEVDGDVFNIKISPVWNGSENVAEVQQQDGSKKSKKPEKLPAGAILTGMAGLVLSFEVKVGDRVKAGDLVAMIEAMKMRRHINCPHDGIVKEICAQEGEIVEPEDLLMVVA